A window of Myxococcales bacterium contains these coding sequences:
- a CDS encoding OmpA family protein, whose translation MSANRRFGAMSHRVMRPNRRGLLGLVGVTCLAGACALALPRTASAQPIPEANGQGFDTHLFRPSMDSKGFFHTNGTDILGANDFSLGLVIDYGRNLLRVRDVGQSSPQLINHQFQGTFSFNYGIANMLVLGLSAPVNLASGEAQFDNQNPPQPTVNAGQWSPNAFDSQTLGFIAVHGKLRILRVERGFGLALATQVGVPVTDAPRSAGADPGFFIWPQLIGEKRFFGAGILKIGANAGFRAHSASGTQLDLRDGRFVDGQRITYGLGASVRVAEPVDIVADTYGTFLLGNADSAVKPSNEVTGGLKIFIERNSYLMLGAGPRYTSGFEAADMRAFVGFIFEPSIGDRDGDGIKDDLDKCPDEKEDFDGFEDEDGCPEPDNDHDGIPDIKDKCPNVPEDMDGDEDTDGCPEPPKDGDRDHDGIPDSRDKCPDDPEDKDGFEDEDGCPEPDNDHDGIPDVKDLCPNEPETFNKFRDEDGCPDRGNVVVEDNNIVILKKIQFKTGSAEILPESNEILDAVSGTIKDHPEFQLVEVAGHADERAPDAYNLQLTQLRVNAVVAALVARGTPANKLRSKGYGEYCPEDPEHNEAAWEKNRRVEFKIVKTADGPTGVELGCKNALEKGVKPDPVP comes from the coding sequence ATGAGCGCGAATCGTCGCTTTGGTGCTATGTCGCATAGGGTCATGCGTCCGAATCGTCGCGGTCTCTTGGGCCTCGTGGGGGTGACCTGTCTCGCGGGGGCGTGCGCGCTCGCGCTGCCTCGTACGGCTTCGGCGCAGCCGATCCCCGAGGCGAACGGGCAGGGGTTCGACACCCACCTCTTCCGACCTTCCATGGACTCGAAGGGGTTTTTCCACACGAACGGCACCGACATCCTCGGCGCGAACGACTTCAGCCTCGGTCTCGTCATCGACTACGGGCGAAACCTCCTCCGCGTGAGAGACGTGGGCCAGTCGAGCCCGCAGCTCATCAACCACCAGTTCCAGGGCACGTTCTCGTTCAACTACGGCATCGCGAACATGCTGGTCCTCGGGCTCTCGGCGCCCGTGAACCTCGCCTCGGGCGAGGCCCAGTTCGACAATCAGAACCCTCCGCAGCCCACGGTGAACGCCGGGCAGTGGTCGCCGAACGCGTTCGACTCGCAGACGCTCGGGTTCATCGCCGTGCACGGCAAGCTCCGCATCCTTCGGGTCGAGCGTGGCTTCGGCCTCGCCCTCGCCACGCAGGTGGGTGTCCCTGTCACCGACGCCCCTCGTTCGGCGGGCGCCGATCCTGGGTTTTTCATCTGGCCGCAGCTCATCGGAGAGAAGCGCTTCTTCGGCGCCGGTATCTTGAAGATCGGCGCGAACGCAGGCTTCCGCGCGCACAGCGCGAGCGGCACGCAGCTCGACCTCCGTGACGGCCGTTTCGTCGACGGTCAGCGGATCACGTATGGCCTCGGCGCTTCGGTTCGCGTCGCCGAGCCGGTCGACATCGTCGCCGACACCTACGGCACCTTCCTCCTCGGCAACGCCGACAGCGCGGTGAAGCCCTCGAACGAGGTCACCGGCGGGCTCAAGATCTTCATCGAGCGGAACAGCTACCTCATGCTCGGCGCCGGCCCCCGGTACACGAGCGGCTTCGAGGCGGCCGACATGCGCGCCTTCGTGGGCTTCATCTTCGAGCCCTCCATCGGCGATCGCGACGGTGACGGCATCAAGGACGACCTCGACAAGTGCCCGGACGAAAAGGAAGATTTCGACGGCTTCGAGGACGAGGACGGGTGCCCCGAGCCCGACAACGACCACGACGGCATCCCTGACATCAAGGACAAGTGCCCCAACGTCCCCGAGGACATGGACGGCGACGAGGACACCGACGGCTGCCCCGAGCCCCCGAAGGACGGCGACCGCGACCACGACGGCATCCCCGACTCGCGCGACAAGTGCCCGGACGACCCCGAGGACAAAGACGGCTTCGAGGACGAGGACGGATGCCCCGAGCCCGACAACGACCACGACGGCATCCCCGACGTGAAAGATCTCTGCCCGAACGAGCCCGAGACGTTCAACAAGTTCCGCGACGAGGACGGCTGCCCCGACCGCGGCAACGTCGTGGTCGAGGACAACAACATCGTCATCCTCAAGAAGATCCAGTTCAAGACGGGCTCGGCCGAGATCCTCCCGGAGTCGAACGAGATCCTCGACGCCGTGTCGGGTACCATCAAGGACCACCCCGAGTTCCAGCTCGTCGAGGTCGCGGGCCACGCCGACGAGCGCGCCCCCGACGCGTACAACCTCCAGCTCACGCAGCTCCGCGTGAACGCGGTCGTCGCGGCGCTCGTCGCGCGCGGGACCCCGGCCAACAAGCTCCGGAGCAAGGGCTACGGCGAGTACTGCCCCGAGGATCCCGAGCACAACGAGGCCGCCTGGGAGAAGAACCGGCGCGTCGAGTTCAAGATCGTGAAGACGGCCGACGGCCCCACGGGCGTCGAGCTCGGCTGCAAAAACGCGCTCGAGAAGGGCGTGAAGCCCGATCCGGTCCCCTAA
- a CDS encoding zinc-ribbon domain-containing protein, whose product MKISCQSCQAKYTIADEKVVGKVVKIRCKKCGATIVINGAEASAGDDASAGGEVFDYAAGAGDQWTVNVAEGDQRTMSTQEIVAEYQSGVVSAETYCWKDGMDGWLPLRDIDQLHRAVSSPSVHPVAINTGGEFAPQPAAPLFGGGSSQPASLFGDSSASTSPAPAAARRDRGRNAGADLFGGAAQAGGEEDRLGAAASREEPKLTGQRNESSVLFSLSALTKEAEKPSAKPENKTTAQGDGSGLIDIRALSSASKANDKPKSSGVDDIMNLGGGGAFGAALAAPILAPPPMDPAVSAADASSASGSKGNKGIIFAIIGGVAFLTVAVVLAIVFTRPPADASANNGKTTGGTGATGPSAMAMNEPPKETAAPTAAQPPPSDPGTTAKEPGAGAAAPTKGAPVAAAGGAAKKTEPSGGGGAAPAPAAPKEAPAAGGTSLEAKMRAAAGQTAAPTAAPAPASGAPFDRGAAAAALAGVNPAACKKPDGPTGSGHVTVTFEPSGSVSSAVVDSGPYPGTPVGGCIAGKYRGARVPPFGGSSVKVGKSFSL is encoded by the coding sequence ATGAAGATTTCGTGCCAATCGTGTCAAGCCAAGTACACCATCGCGGACGAGAAGGTCGTCGGCAAGGTCGTCAAGATCCGCTGCAAGAAGTGCGGCGCGACGATCGTGATCAACGGCGCCGAGGCCTCCGCGGGCGACGACGCGAGCGCGGGCGGCGAGGTGTTCGACTACGCCGCAGGTGCCGGCGACCAGTGGACGGTGAACGTCGCCGAGGGCGATCAGCGCACCATGTCGACCCAAGAGATCGTCGCCGAGTACCAGAGCGGCGTCGTCTCCGCCGAGACGTACTGCTGGAAAGACGGCATGGACGGCTGGCTCCCGCTCCGCGACATCGATCAGCTCCACCGCGCCGTCTCGAGCCCGAGCGTGCACCCGGTGGCCATCAACACGGGCGGCGAGTTCGCCCCGCAGCCCGCGGCGCCGCTCTTCGGCGGTGGGTCCTCGCAGCCCGCGAGCCTCTTCGGCGACAGCTCCGCGTCGACGAGCCCTGCGCCCGCAGCGGCGCGGCGCGACCGTGGACGGAACGCAGGCGCCGACCTCTTCGGTGGGGCGGCACAGGCCGGTGGCGAAGAAGACCGCCTCGGCGCAGCCGCGAGCCGTGAGGAGCCGAAGCTCACGGGTCAGCGCAACGAGTCGAGCGTGCTCTTCTCCCTGAGCGCGCTCACCAAAGAGGCCGAGAAGCCCAGCGCGAAGCCCGAGAACAAGACCACCGCGCAGGGCGATGGCTCGGGCCTCATCGACATCCGCGCCCTCTCGTCGGCCTCGAAAGCCAACGACAAGCCCAAGTCGAGCGGCGTCGACGACATCATGAACCTCGGCGGCGGCGGAGCCTTCGGTGCGGCCCTCGCGGCGCCGATCCTCGCGCCTCCCCCGATGGACCCCGCCGTTTCCGCCGCGGACGCCTCCTCGGCGTCCGGTTCGAAGGGCAACAAGGGCATTATCTTCGCCATCATCGGCGGCGTCGCCTTCCTCACGGTGGCGGTCGTGTTGGCGATCGTGTTCACGCGGCCCCCGGCCGACGCGTCGGCGAACAACGGCAAGACGACCGGCGGAACGGGCGCCACCGGACCGAGCGCCATGGCCATGAACGAGCCCCCGAAAGAGACGGCGGCCCCCACGGCGGCCCAGCCGCCCCCCTCCGATCCCGGCACGACGGCCAAAGAGCCTGGCGCAGGCGCCGCGGCCCCCACGAAGGGCGCGCCGGTCGCGGCCGCGGGTGGTGCGGCCAAGAAGACCGAGCCCTCCGGTGGCGGCGGCGCAGCGCCCGCTCCTGCGGCCCCGAAAGAGGCTCCCGCCGCGGGCGGCACCAGCCTCGAGGCCAAGATGCGCGCCGCTGCGGGTCAAACCGCGGCGCCTACGGCGGCTCCCGCCCCCGCGTCCGGCGCTCCGTTCGATCGTGGCGCCGCCGCGGCGGCCCTCGCCGGCGTGAACCCCGCTGCGTGCAAGAAGCCCGACGGGCCCACGGGCTCGGGCCACGTCACCGTCACCTTCGAGCCGAGCGGCTCGGTGTCGTCGGCGGTGGTCGACAGCGGCCCCTACCCCGGCACCCCGGTGGGTGGATGCATCGCCGGCAAGTACCGCGGCGCACGTGTCCCGCCGTTCGGTGGAAGCTCGGTGAAGGTGGGCAAGAGCTTCTCGCTCTAA